One genomic segment of Bombus vancouverensis nearcticus chromosome 11, iyBomVanc1_principal, whole genome shotgun sequence includes these proteins:
- the AP-2mu gene encoding adaptor protein complex 2, mu subunit, translating to MIGGLFVYNHKGEVLISRVYRDDIGRNAVDAFRVNVIHARQQVRSPVTNIARTSFFHIKRANIWLAAVTKQNVNAAMVFEFLLKIIDVMQSYFGKISEENIKNNFVLIYELLDEILDFGYPQNCDTGVLKTFITQQGVKSATKEEQAQITSQVTGQIGWRREGIKYRRNELFLDVLEYVNLLMSPQGQVLSAHVAGKVVMKSYLSGMPECKFGINDKIVMEAKGMKGGSGLGGGGDDPTGARSGKPVVVIDDCQFHQCVKLSKFETEHAISFIPPDGEFELMRYRTTKDISLPFRVIPLVREVGRTKMEVKAVLKSNFKPSLLGQKIEVRVPTPLNTAGVQLICLKGKAKYKASENAIVWKIKRMAGMKETQLSAEIDLLETDTKKRWTRPPISMNFEVPFAPSGFKVRYLKVFESKLNYSDHDVIKWVRYIGRSGLYETRC from the exons ATGATAGGGGGTTTATTTGTCTACAATCATAAGGGAGAGGTACTTATCTCCAGAGTATATAGAGATGACATTGGACGAAATGCAGTTGATGCATTTCGTGTCAATGTTATCCATGCTAGGCAACAAGTACGCTCCCCTGTTACCAATATTGCCAGAACATCATTCTTTCATATAAAACGTGCTAATATTTGGCTGGCTGCTGTTACTAAACAAAATGTTAATGCTGCAATGGTTTTTGAGttcttattaaaaattatcGATGTTATGCAATCATATTTTGGTAAGATTTCTGAGGAGAATATCAAGAACAACTTTGTGCTAATCTATGAGCTTTTGGATG AAATCTTGGATTTTGGGTATCCACAGAATTGTGATACTGGAGTGTTGAAAACATTCATTACTCAACAAGGAGTAAAATCTGCAACAAAGGAAGAACAGGCTCAAATAACCTCCCAAGTAACTGGTCAGATTGGATGGAGAAGAGAGGGTATCAAGTACAGACGTAATGAATTATTCCTTGATGTTCTTGAATATGTGAATCTCTTAATGAGCCCTCAAGGGCAAGTGCTAAGTGCACATGTTGCTGGGAAG GTTGTGATGAAATCTTATTTGTCTGGAATGCCAGAATGCAAGTTTGGAATCAATGATAAGATTGTTATGGAGGCTAAAGGTATGAAAGGTGGAAGCGGTTTGGGAGGAGGTGGAGATGATCCTACAGGTGCTAGATCTGGGAAACCTGTTGTTGTAATCGATGACTGCCAATTTCATCAGTGTGTCAAGCTTAGTAAATTCGAGACAGAACATGCTATCAGTTTCATACCTCCTGATGGAGAATTTGAGTTGATGAG ATATCGCACCACCAAAGATATATCATTGCCTTTCCGCGTAATTCCATTAGTGCGTGAAGTGGGACGTACAAAGATGGAAGTGAAAGCAGTACTGAAGTCAAACTTTAAACCATCTTTGTTGGGACAAAAGATCGAAGTTCGAGTACCTACTCCTCTGAATACCGCTGGAGTACAATTGATTTGCTTGAAAGGAAAAGCAAAATATAAAGCATCTGAAAATGCTATCGTATGGAAAATTAAACGTATGGCCGGTATGAAAGAAACTCAGTTATCAGCGGAAATCGATTTGCTTGAAACTGATACAAAAAAGAGGTGGACCCGGCCGCCTATATCGATGAATTTCGAAGTACCATTTGCGCCCTCTGGATTCAAAGTTCGGTACTTGAAAGTATTTGAATCCAAATTGAACTATTCCGATCATGATGTTATAAAATGGGTGAGATACATAGGCCGAAGTGGTCTATACGAGACACGATGTTAA
- the Pex14 gene encoding peroxisomal biogenesis factor 14 — protein sequence MAMANQDANNNNLALRENLVKTAVEFLQNPKVQSSPIGRKEEFLQKKGLTEEEIKRAFKLASIDITIDQNVVHNSNDYTVVPIPPRQMYPYLQTYPYQITLFQRIKEFFNATALIGATIYCIYWFYKKFIEPFLFGRRKKDSVKDSVTELDKTIQNSMKEVKESISKVEGDVQKLTQNRSMDPMVPQLVQELKQDLASLKSLLLSRKQFPSAPASVPSISIPTWQLDAAGTSQEKSTEREDDAGSGSSANNSDSSLEMIREDPPKV from the exons ATGGCTATGGCTAACCAAGATGCAAATAATAATAACCTTGCTTTGAGGGAAAATTTA gTAAAAACagcagtagaatttttacaaaatcCTAAAGTACAAAGTAGCCCTATTGGACGTAAAGAAGAATTTCTTCAAAAAAAGGGTTTAACAGAGGAAGAAATTAAAAGAGCATTTAAATTAGCTTCTATTGACATAACGATTGATCAAAATGTTGTTCATAATTCAAATGATTATACAGTGGTCCCTATTCCACCGAGACAAATGTATCCATATCTTCAAACATACCCATACCAAATAACTCTTTTCCAAAGAATTAAAGAATTCTTCAATGCTACGGCTTTAATTGGAGCTACTATATATTGCATTTATTGGTTTTACAAG AAATTTATTGAACCATTTCTATTTGGCCGGAGAAAGAAGGATAGCGTAAAGGATTCAGTTACTGAGTTAGACAAGACTATTCAAAATTCCATGAAAGAAGTAAAAGAATCTATTTCTAAAGTTGAGGGAGATGTGCAAAAGTTGACACAGAATCGATCTATGGACCCAATGGTACCTCAATTGGTACAAGAATTGAAACAAGATTTAGCTAGTCTCAAATCTTTACTTTTATCAag aaaacaatttcCAAGTGCGCCAGCATCAGTACCATCTATATCTATACCAACATGGCAATTAGATGCTGCAGGTACAAGTCAGGAAAAATCAACTGAACGAGAAGATGATGCTGGAAGTGGAAGTAGCGCTAATAATTCAGATAGTTCTCTGGAAATGATTCGCGAAGATCCGCCTAAGGTGTAA
- the Dd gene encoding CTD nuclear envelope phosphatase 1-like protein dullard isoform X1, with translation MLKQLQMGMRAFLLMASRLWTCVFFLLKKQVRAISQMQPVKYEIFPLSPLSRHRLSIVKRKVLVLDLDETLIHSHHDGVARPTVRFGTPPDFILKVKIDRHPVRFFVHKRPHVDFFLDIVSQWYELVVFTASMEIYGAAVAEKLDNNRGILRRRYYRQHCTPEMGSYTKDLSAICSDLASVFILDNSPGAYRAYPHNAIPIKSWFSDAGDTALLSLLPVLDALRFTQDVRSVLSRNLHLHHTW, from the exons ATGCTGAAGCAATTGCAGATGGGGATGAGAGCTTTCCTCTTGATGGCCTCCCGATTGTGGACATGCGTCTTCTTTCTCCTCAAGAAGCAGGTTAGAGCC ATATCACAAATGCAACCTGTTAAATATGAGATCTTCCCATTATCTCCATTGTCAAGGCACAGACTTA GTATAGTTAAAAGGAAAGTACTAGTATTGGATTTGGATGAAACATTAATTCACTCCCATCATGATGGAGTAGCAAGGCCAACAGTTAGATTTGGTACACCACCAGATTTTATTCTTAAGGTGAAAATAGATAGACATCCAGTCAGATTTTTTGTCCACAAAAGACCACATGTAGATTTCTTTCTAGATATTGTTAGTCAATG GTACGAACTAGTGGTTTTCACTGCTTCCATGGAAATCTATGGAGCAGCTGTTGCAGAAAAGTTAGATAACAACAGGGGTATTTTAAGAAGAAGATACTATAGACAACATTGTACACCAGAAATGGGTTCCTATACTAAAGATCTATCTGCAATTTGTTCAGATCTAGCGTCAGTCTTTATACTTGATAACAGTCCTGGAGCCTACAGGGCTTATCCTC ATAATGCAATACCAATAAAGTCATGGTTTAGCGACGCGGGAGATACTGCTCTGTTAAGTTTACTTCCAGTTCTGGATGCACTTCGTTTTACACAGGACGTGCGGTCTGTTCTTTCAAGGAATTTACATTTACATCATACTTGGTAG
- the Dd gene encoding CTD nuclear envelope phosphatase 1-like protein dullard isoform X2 codes for MLKQLQMGMRAFLLMASRLWTCVFFLLKKQISQMQPVKYEIFPLSPLSRHRLSIVKRKVLVLDLDETLIHSHHDGVARPTVRFGTPPDFILKVKIDRHPVRFFVHKRPHVDFFLDIVSQWYELVVFTASMEIYGAAVAEKLDNNRGILRRRYYRQHCTPEMGSYTKDLSAICSDLASVFILDNSPGAYRAYPHNAIPIKSWFSDAGDTALLSLLPVLDALRFTQDVRSVLSRNLHLHHTW; via the exons ATGCTGAAGCAATTGCAGATGGGGATGAGAGCTTTCCTCTTGATGGCCTCCCGATTGTGGACATGCGTCTTCTTTCTCCTCAAGAAGCAG ATATCACAAATGCAACCTGTTAAATATGAGATCTTCCCATTATCTCCATTGTCAAGGCACAGACTTA GTATAGTTAAAAGGAAAGTACTAGTATTGGATTTGGATGAAACATTAATTCACTCCCATCATGATGGAGTAGCAAGGCCAACAGTTAGATTTGGTACACCACCAGATTTTATTCTTAAGGTGAAAATAGATAGACATCCAGTCAGATTTTTTGTCCACAAAAGACCACATGTAGATTTCTTTCTAGATATTGTTAGTCAATG GTACGAACTAGTGGTTTTCACTGCTTCCATGGAAATCTATGGAGCAGCTGTTGCAGAAAAGTTAGATAACAACAGGGGTATTTTAAGAAGAAGATACTATAGACAACATTGTACACCAGAAATGGGTTCCTATACTAAAGATCTATCTGCAATTTGTTCAGATCTAGCGTCAGTCTTTATACTTGATAACAGTCCTGGAGCCTACAGGGCTTATCCTC ATAATGCAATACCAATAAAGTCATGGTTTAGCGACGCGGGAGATACTGCTCTGTTAAGTTTACTTCCAGTTCTGGATGCACTTCGTTTTACACAGGACGTGCGGTCTGTTCTTTCAAGGAATTTACATTTACATCATACTTGGTAG
- the Dd gene encoding CTD nuclear envelope phosphatase 1-like protein dullard isoform X3: MLKQLQMGMRAFLLMASRLWTCVFFLLKKQVRAISQMQPVKYEIFPLSPLSRHRLSIVKRKVLVLDLDETLIHSHHDGVARPTVRFGTPPDFILKVKIDRHPVRFFVHKRPHVDFFLDIVSQWYELVVFTASMEIYGAAVAEKLDNNRGILRRRYYRQHCTPEMGSYTKDLSAICSDLASVFILDNSPGAYRAYPPISVDVL, translated from the exons ATGCTGAAGCAATTGCAGATGGGGATGAGAGCTTTCCTCTTGATGGCCTCCCGATTGTGGACATGCGTCTTCTTTCTCCTCAAGAAGCAGGTTAGAGCC ATATCACAAATGCAACCTGTTAAATATGAGATCTTCCCATTATCTCCATTGTCAAGGCACAGACTTA GTATAGTTAAAAGGAAAGTACTAGTATTGGATTTGGATGAAACATTAATTCACTCCCATCATGATGGAGTAGCAAGGCCAACAGTTAGATTTGGTACACCACCAGATTTTATTCTTAAGGTGAAAATAGATAGACATCCAGTCAGATTTTTTGTCCACAAAAGACCACATGTAGATTTCTTTCTAGATATTGTTAGTCAATG GTACGAACTAGTGGTTTTCACTGCTTCCATGGAAATCTATGGAGCAGCTGTTGCAGAAAAGTTAGATAACAACAGGGGTATTTTAAGAAGAAGATACTATAGACAACATTGTACACCAGAAATGGGTTCCTATACTAAAGATCTATCTGCAATTTGTTCAGATCTAGCGTCAGTCTTTATACTTGATAACAGTCCTGGAGCCTACAGGGCTTATCCTC CTATCAGCGTTGATGTTCTGTAA
- the DCP1 gene encoding decapping mRNA 1 — protein sequence MTDLTGLRMNVAALKRVDPYVKDILETATHVALYTFNAVNNEWEKTNIEGALFVYSRNGEPYNSVLIMNRLNTNNLVEPVTQGLDLQLQEPFLLYRNSRCNIYGIWFYDKEECVRIGAMLNKLIKESEENRKTFNKPAVNVKKESGPNASNVDIFSMLSKAQEDFNTNRNNNSSGGGIKERHSTKSPLGTPTTDDVSGPLAAPLGPDVTSQSVMDFFAKAKVNTGHFKAGDQPTPGGTVANESKPLLARLMSHPAAHTVEHIEKQHRSITPQPATQQQTTPTTILTANSACNATASNRTKKRNRTASQQDSMIPTPASITQEILTPMNQNTADTNGTTGFLRIQSPTNASTSTLTNHQASDIIGPSNSNPLASLFAHASATTASEDIITPPTLSGRGSAPALIPPVMFAAPSPPEPLTRPLEPLTKNQFLRAFNYLLRSDPDFINKLHEAYVKSFGEILS from the exons ATGACGGATTTAACAGGGTTACGAATGAACGTGGCCGCTCTGAAACGGGTAGACCCCTATGTAAAAGATATTCTGGAAACTGCGACACACGTAGCACTTTATACCTTTAACGCAGTTAATAATGAGTGGGAAAAAACGAATATTGAAGGTGCTCTATTCGTATATTCGCGAAATGGCGAACCCTATAACAGTGTTCTTATCATGAATAG ATTAAATACAAATAACCTAGTAGAGCCAGTTACGCAAGGTTTAGATTTACAACTCCAAGAACCTTTTTTACTCTATAGAAATTCCAGATGTAATATTTATGGCATTTGGTTTTACGATAAAGAAGAATGTGTACGCATTGGTGCAATGTTGAACAAACTTATTAAAGAATCAGAGGAAAACCGCAAGACTTTCAATAAACCTGCTGTTAACGTAAAAAAAGAATCCGGCCCTAATGCGAGCAATGTTGATATATTTAGTATGCTTAGTAAAGCTCAAGAAGACTTTAATactaatagaaataataatagtagtgGAGGTGGTATCAAAGAAAGGCATAGTACTAAATCTCCATTAGGTACTCCTACAACTGATGATGTATCTGGACCATTAGCTGCGCCATTAGGACCAGATGTTACTTCACAGAGTGTAATGGACTTTTTTGCAAAAGCAAAA gTTAATACTGGTCACTTTAAGGCTGGAGATCAGCCTACTCCAGGGGGTACTGTTGCAAACGAAAGTAAGCCTTTGCTTGCTCGGTTAATGTCACACCCAGCAGCTCACACAGTTGAACATATTGAAAAACAACACAGATCTATAACCCCTCAACCAGCTACTCAACAACAGACTACTCCAACTACTATATTGACTGCTAACAGTGCTTGTAATGCAACAGCTTCGAACAGAACTAAAAAACGAAACAGAACTGCTTCTCAACAAGATTCAATGATACCTACGCCTGCGTCTATAACTCAAGAAATTTTAACACCTATGAATCAAAATACTGCCGATACAAATGGAACAACGGGATTTCTTAGGATACAGTCACCCACAAATGCATCAACTTCTACTTTAACGAATCATCAAGCATCAGATATTATTGGTCCTAGCAATTCAAATCCACTCGCATCTTTGTTTGCTCATGCATCTGCGACAACG GCATCGGAAGATATTATTACGCCTCCCACTCTATCAGGAAGAGGATCAGCACCGGCATTAATTCCTCCTGTTATGTTCGCTGCCCCTAGTCCACCTGAACCTTTAACCAGACCGTTAGAACCATTGACAAAAAATCAGTTTCTTCGAGCCTTTAACTATTTATTGAGAAGTGATCCCGATTTTATCAACAAACTTCACGAAGCTTATGTTAAATCGTTCGGTGAAATATTGTCCTAG
- the LOC117162066 gene encoding BMP and activin membrane-bound inhibitor homolog, whose amino-acid sequence MLTRDLLTLATMVSSLTVVIGASMDLDSRDYEVLADNEGKSDDNDSPYVREVRCYCNQPECVPQGYMCRGRGCFYPSLLRAEHSAYSGCLDESFKEQQCPTGYLCCEQDLCNHVDSPAMRNRLNKTLQVLVSDQRPFLSPVQPINHGGQATDGWFKTATIAVPICGLIALLILATLATKLLQPVPTQSNKLGSHQMPDNGPPLLGSPKVPLV is encoded by the exons atGTTGACACGGGACTTGTTGACTCTTGCGACGATGGTGTCCAGTCTAACTGTGGTCATTGGTGCTTCCATGGATCTTGATTCGAGGGACTACGAGGTGCTGGCCGATAACGAGGGAAAATCCGATGACAATG ACTCGCCATACGTCCGAGAAGTGAGGTGTTATTGCAATCAACCGGAATGTGTGCCTCAAGGATACATGTGCCGTGGCAGGGGCTGCTTTTATCCATCATTATTAAGAGCAGAACATAGCGCCTACAGTGGCTGCCTCGATGAGAGCTTCAAAGAACAGCAATGTCCTACGGGATACCTCTGTTGCGAACAAGATCTCTGTAACCACGTGGATAGCCCAGCCATGAGAAACAGGCTCAACAAGACTCTTCAAG TACTGGTGAGTGACCAACGACCTTTCCTCAGTCCGGTGCAGCCGATCAATCACGGAGGTCAAGCGACAGATGGATGGTTCAAGACTGCCACAATCGCTGTACCGATTTGCGGTCTAATCGCTCTACTGATACTGGCCACTCTTGCCACTAAATTACTTCAGCCTGTGCCGACGCAAAGCAACAAACTCGGATCACATCAAATGCCCGATAATGGACCACCGTTATTAGGATCACCGAAAGTGCCTCTCGTTTAA